A window of Caldisericota bacterium genomic DNA:
TACGGTGCAGGATACAAATTTAAAGGAGAAAAATAGATGAGCTTTAAGGTAAAACTTATATTAACTTACATTTTTTTAATAATTGTAGTAATTTTTTTTTCGGTATTTTTTATCAGGCTCTACATTGGTAAAAATTTCAATCAGATTATCGTACTCCAAACCCCAGAAGGATTCAAAATGTTTATGAAGCCTTTCGGAGAGAAATTTCTTAACAACATGAAATTTGTTCTCCTCTGGGTAGGTGCAATTTCTATTTTAATAGGTTCAGCCCTCGCATTTTTTGTTTCTCAACTTACAGTAAACCCAATCAAGAAAATGGTAAAATTCTCAAAAAAGTTAGAAAAGGGAGACTATTCTGCGCGCATAAATGCAAAAACAAATGATGAAATGGGACTGCTTGCAAGAGCATTAGACCATATGGCAGAACATCTATCTGAAATTGAAAAGATGCGAAAAACACTTGTGCAAAATGTATCTCACGACCTAAGAACACCCTTAACAGTCATTAACGGCTACTTAGAAACGCTGGACAATAAGGATTTTACAAAAAAAGAAAAAGAAAAATCACTTAAAATTATTAAAGGTGAAGTAGAGCGGATGGAGAGTATGTTAAATGAACTTTCCATTCTTTCTTTATTAGACAGCAAAAAATATAAATTAAACCTTGAAAAAATAAATCTAAATGACTTCATAATAGAAGCATCGGAAACGATTAGGATAGAAGCAAACAAAAAAAATCTATTCATCAAGATAAATAAAAGCAGCAAACCTATTTACATAAATGCAGACAAAAAAAGAATGAAAGAAATCCTTCTAAACCTTTTAGATAATGCAATAAAATACACGGATAGAGGTGGTATTTATATCAAAAGTTTTCGAGAAGGAACAAATGCCATAATTTCAATTAAAGACACAGGAAAAGGTATGCCAGAACAAGAACTGCCATACATATTCGACAGATTCTACAGAGGAGAAAAATCACGTTCAAGAACAACCGGCGGCTTAGGAATTGGACTTACAATTATAAAAGAACTAATATATGCACATAATGGCAAAGTAGAGGTAAAAAGCGAATTAAGCAAAGGCACAGAATTTACATTATCTTTCCCTATGTATAAATCTCCTCGAGATAAAAAACAATAACAAGTCTTGCCTATAACATATTCGCTGATAGCTCTATTTACATCACCTTTCAG
This region includes:
- a CDS encoding HAMP domain-containing sensor histidine kinase; this translates as MKPFGEKFLNNMKFVLLWVGAISILIGSALAFFVSQLTVNPIKKMVKFSKKLEKGDYSARINAKTNDEMGLLARALDHMAEHLSEIEKMRKTLVQNVSHDLRTPLTVINGYLETLDNKDFTKKEKEKSLKIIKGEVERMESMLNELSILSLLDSKKYKLNLEKINLNDFIIEASETIRIEANKKNLFIKINKSSKPIYINADKKRMKEILLNLLDNAIKYTDRGGIYIKSFREGTNAIISIKDTGKGMPEQELPYIFDRFYRGEKSRSRTTGGLGIGLTIIKELIYAHNGKVEVKSELSKGTEFTLSFPMYKSPRDKKQ